The following are encoded in a window of Nibricoccus aquaticus genomic DNA:
- a CDS encoding LacI family DNA-binding transcriptional regulator, producing MNKRRVTLLDVAKEAGVHVTTVSLALRNNPRLPEETRARIKALAEKMGYAPDPLLKALVAYRGRIMTRRNPPTLAYVTNWTSRLGWKKVTAHPDFYAGALAKAEELGYHLEHFWMREPGLTHGRLSGILYSRGINGLIIASHVREIDVQLHFDWERFSAVKIDYFPHEPRLHNVTNNQCDIIRLAMQRLMALGYRKIGFVMHRGWDHSVDHLWTAGFLCEQVNLAESERVPMFLFPDAEPVEAWMGESQADVTVPAAAFQKWFKKHKPEVIVSKASFVQPAMAELGIKVPRDVAFVDVFLDDTSGATAGVRQNHATVGGLAVEILAGQLQHNKYGVPEIPTTTYVEGTWFDGKSCPTLKA from the coding sequence ATGAACAAACGACGTGTCACGTTGCTCGATGTCGCGAAGGAAGCGGGCGTGCATGTGACGACGGTGTCGCTGGCGTTGAGGAATAATCCGCGTCTGCCGGAGGAGACGCGGGCTCGGATCAAAGCGCTGGCGGAGAAGATGGGTTATGCGCCGGATCCGCTGCTGAAGGCGCTGGTCGCTTATCGCGGGCGGATCATGACGCGGAGGAATCCCCCGACGCTGGCGTATGTGACGAATTGGACGAGCCGGCTGGGGTGGAAGAAGGTGACGGCGCATCCGGATTTTTATGCGGGGGCTTTGGCGAAGGCGGAGGAGCTGGGTTATCACCTCGAGCACTTCTGGATGCGCGAGCCGGGGCTGACGCACGGGCGGTTGAGCGGGATTCTCTATTCGCGCGGGATCAACGGGCTGATCATCGCGTCGCACGTGCGCGAGATCGACGTGCAGCTGCATTTCGACTGGGAGCGGTTCAGCGCGGTGAAGATCGACTATTTTCCGCATGAGCCGCGGTTGCACAACGTGACGAACAACCAGTGCGATATCATCCGGCTGGCGATGCAGCGGTTGATGGCGCTGGGGTATCGGAAGATCGGATTCGTGATGCATCGCGGTTGGGATCACAGCGTGGACCATCTGTGGACGGCGGGGTTTTTGTGCGAGCAGGTGAATCTCGCGGAGAGCGAGCGGGTGCCGATGTTTTTATTTCCCGATGCAGAGCCGGTCGAGGCGTGGATGGGGGAGAGTCAGGCGGATGTGACGGTGCCGGCGGCGGCGTTTCAAAAATGGTTCAAGAAGCACAAGCCGGAGGTGATCGTGAGCAAGGCGTCGTTCGTGCAGCCGGCGATGGCGGAGCTGGGGATCAAGGTGCCGCGGGATGTGGCGTTCGTGGATGTGTTTCTCGATGACACGAGCGGCGCGACGGCGGGCGTGCGGCAGAATCACGCGACGGTGGGCGGGCTGGCGGTGGAGATTCTCGCTGGCCAGCTGCAACACAATAAGTACGGCGTGCCGGAGATCCCGACGACGACGTATGTGGAGGGGACGTGGTTTGACGGGAAGAGTTGTCCGACTCTGAAAGCGTGA
- a CDS encoding glycoside hydrolase family 43 protein, protein MPSPRPNPLSRFLRPSALLLSLFTLHSSLLSAPAPVTFNSFTYTGRDTVFETPLPPGHFRNPILAGYYPDPSICRVPGKTPDAPADYYLINSTFSHFPGIPIFHSRDLVNWTQLGHVIDRPDQLNYDGLGITRGLFAPAIEYHNGTFYVVCTLIGRGGNFLVTATDPAGPWSDPIWLGFDGIDPSLFFDDDGRGWLVNNGNPPDNKPLYDGHRAIWIQEFDVASKKLIGPRSIIVNGGVDLSQKPVWIEGPHLYKRDGWYYLCCAEGGTSTDHSQVILRSKSPTGPFVPWDKNPILTQRDLDGSAPGAVTCTGHADLVIGPDGHWWSVFLACRPYAPDTWATGRETFLLPVKWTDDGWPQILPPGERVPLIAAAPKLSVSQPSTLSSQPAATPLTGNFTWTDDFNQPVLSPLWIMIRAPRETWLTLDPSAGHLALTPRAELLSGTHNPSFLGRRLQHSKFQTSTKLAIPASSNTSAGLAVIQNETHHYFSGVRRTADGLTAFVELQNGAKPETLVTLPLPANATSIELRLTGDAKVLSFDYALTPGDWKPLLSQADAYPISVQAAGGGIHFTGALIGLYARCLPR, encoded by the coding sequence ATGCCTTCCCCTCGCCCAAACCCGCTCTCCCGCTTTCTCCGTCCCTCCGCCCTCCTCCTTTCCCTCTTCACCCTTCACTCTTCCCTCCTCTCCGCTCCCGCTCCGGTGACCTTCAACTCCTTCACCTACACCGGCCGCGACACCGTCTTTGAAACGCCACTTCCCCCCGGTCATTTCCGCAATCCCATCCTCGCCGGCTACTACCCCGACCCCTCGATCTGCCGCGTCCCCGGAAAAACGCCCGACGCCCCCGCCGACTACTACCTCATCAATTCCACCTTCTCCCACTTTCCCGGCATCCCGATTTTCCACAGCCGCGACCTCGTCAACTGGACCCAGCTCGGCCACGTCATCGACCGCCCCGACCAGCTCAACTACGACGGCCTCGGCATCACGCGCGGCCTATTCGCCCCCGCCATCGAATACCACAACGGCACCTTCTACGTCGTCTGCACGTTGATCGGCCGCGGCGGCAACTTCCTCGTCACCGCCACCGATCCCGCCGGCCCCTGGAGCGATCCGATCTGGCTCGGTTTCGACGGCATCGATCCCTCGCTCTTCTTCGACGACGACGGCCGCGGCTGGCTCGTCAACAACGGCAATCCGCCCGACAACAAACCCCTCTACGACGGCCACCGCGCCATCTGGATTCAAGAGTTCGACGTCGCCTCGAAAAAACTCATCGGCCCCCGCTCCATCATCGTGAACGGTGGCGTCGATCTCTCCCAAAAACCCGTCTGGATCGAAGGTCCCCACCTCTACAAACGCGACGGCTGGTACTACCTCTGTTGTGCCGAAGGCGGCACCAGCACCGATCACTCCCAAGTCATCCTCCGCTCCAAATCCCCCACCGGCCCCTTCGTCCCCTGGGATAAAAATCCCATCCTCACCCAGCGCGATCTCGACGGCTCCGCTCCCGGCGCTGTCACCTGCACCGGCCACGCCGACCTCGTGATCGGCCCCGACGGCCACTGGTGGTCCGTCTTCCTCGCCTGCCGTCCCTACGCACCGGATACTTGGGCCACCGGCCGTGAGACCTTCCTCCTCCCCGTCAAATGGACCGACGACGGCTGGCCCCAAATCCTCCCGCCCGGCGAACGCGTCCCCCTCATCGCCGCCGCTCCAAAACTCTCCGTCTCTCAACCCTCGACTCTCAGCTCTCAACCCGCCGCCACTCCCCTCACCGGCAACTTCACCTGGACCGACGACTTCAACCAACCCGTTCTCTCGCCTCTCTGGATCATGATCCGCGCCCCGCGCGAAACCTGGCTCACCCTCGACCCATCCGCCGGTCACCTCGCCCTCACACCTCGCGCCGAACTCCTCTCCGGCACCCACAACCCCTCTTTCCTCGGCCGCCGCCTCCAACACTCGAAGTTTCAAACCTCCACCAAGCTCGCCATCCCCGCCTCGTCCAACACCTCCGCCGGTCTGGCCGTCATCCAAAACGAAACCCACCACTACTTCAGCGGCGTTCGTCGCACCGCCGACGGACTCACTGCCTTCGTCGAACTCCAAAACGGCGCAAAACCCGAAACGCTCGTCACACTCCCGCTTCCCGCCAACGCCACCTCCATCGAGCTCCGCCTCACCGGCGACGCCAAAGTCCTCTCCTTCGACTACGCGCTCACCCCGGGCGATTGGAAACCGCTCCTCTCCCAAGCCGACGCCTACCCCATCAGCGTCCAGGCCGCCGGCGGTGGCATCCACTTCACCGGCGCCCTCATCGGCCTCTACGCGCGATGCCTTCCGAGATAG
- a CDS encoding MFS transporter codes for MTPAPASSGKLSVTEKVGYSAADAAANFVFMTMILFQLNFYTDVFGLSASAAAAILLWPRLWDALFDPIMGVLADRTNTRWGKFRPWILWTSVPWAVCMVLAYTTPEGWSTAAMVAYAGITNTILMTLYSMNNMPYSALGGVMTADLNERTKLNSYRFVAVNIAQFIVGGLTLPLVHRFSEGATRQHGWQVTMTIWAVLCFVLFLVTFFTTKERVETSPIQSNALPAPETPQKSKFFPACLLMGCATGVVLIYTHDLIHWELLKRIVVGALAGAFLTTLWSILPFSVRQDFRDLKKNAPWIALVAFTVFNFAMLAFRGGAHYNYYHHFADKAAMFDFVEKLGLTTPSLEKADTILDYWLGYIVHGTRETAATSNVADVFNSIVNMTGTAVTILVIILSAGFSKRFGKKAVIGWGFALSALNAFAMYLLAPTDTLGMWFLAVTGSIVYAPTIAVAWAMYADAADYSEWQTGRRFTGIVFATIGFSLKAGLALGSAAFLWLMAGIWEYDTKLASATNALAGYRATSSIIVGLLFIGGAISIAACKLNKARTLQMADELAARRAKAAA; via the coding sequence ATGACCCCAGCCCCAGCATCCTCCGGCAAACTCTCCGTCACCGAAAAAGTCGGCTACAGCGCCGCCGACGCCGCCGCGAACTTCGTCTTCATGACGATGATTCTCTTCCAGCTGAATTTCTACACCGACGTCTTCGGCCTCAGCGCCAGCGCCGCCGCCGCCATTCTGCTCTGGCCGCGCCTGTGGGACGCCCTCTTCGATCCGATCATGGGCGTCCTCGCCGACCGCACCAACACCCGCTGGGGAAAATTCCGCCCTTGGATCTTGTGGACCTCCGTACCGTGGGCCGTGTGTATGGTTCTCGCGTATACGACGCCCGAAGGCTGGAGCACCGCCGCGATGGTCGCCTACGCCGGCATCACGAACACCATCCTGATGACGCTCTACTCGATGAACAACATGCCGTACTCCGCCCTCGGCGGCGTCATGACGGCCGACCTCAACGAACGCACTAAACTCAATTCCTACCGCTTCGTCGCCGTGAACATCGCCCAGTTCATCGTTGGCGGCCTCACCCTCCCGCTCGTCCACCGCTTCTCCGAAGGCGCCACCCGCCAGCACGGCTGGCAGGTCACGATGACGATCTGGGCCGTCCTCTGTTTCGTCCTCTTCCTCGTCACCTTCTTCACGACCAAGGAGCGCGTTGAAACTTCGCCCATACAAAGCAACGCACTTCCAGCTCCCGAAACTCCTCAAAAATCCAAGTTTTTCCCTGCTTGCTTGTTAATGGGCTGCGCCACGGGAGTAGTTCTGATCTACACTCATGATCTCATACACTGGGAGCTTCTTAAAAGAATCGTTGTGGGCGCCCTGGCAGGAGCATTTCTCACGACACTTTGGTCGATTCTTCCTTTCTCGGTAAGACAGGACTTTCGAGATCTTAAGAAAAACGCTCCGTGGATCGCCCTCGTCGCCTTCACCGTTTTCAACTTCGCCATGTTGGCCTTCCGCGGCGGCGCTCACTATAATTACTACCATCACTTCGCCGACAAAGCCGCCATGTTCGACTTCGTCGAAAAACTCGGCCTTACCACGCCCTCGCTCGAAAAAGCCGACACCATCCTCGACTACTGGCTCGGCTACATCGTCCACGGCACACGCGAAACCGCCGCCACCTCCAACGTCGCCGATGTCTTCAACAGCATCGTCAACATGACCGGCACTGCCGTCACCATCCTCGTCATCATCCTCTCCGCCGGCTTCTCGAAACGCTTCGGCAAAAAAGCCGTCATCGGCTGGGGCTTCGCCCTCTCCGCACTCAACGCCTTCGCCATGTACCTCCTCGCGCCGACCGACACCCTCGGCATGTGGTTCCTCGCCGTCACCGGCTCGATCGTCTACGCGCCGACCATCGCCGTCGCCTGGGCCATGTACGCCGACGCCGCCGACTACTCCGAATGGCAGACCGGCCGCCGCTTCACCGGCATCGTTTTTGCCACTATTGGCTTCTCGCTCAAAGCCGGCCTCGCACTCGGCTCCGCCGCTTTCCTCTGGCTCATGGCCGGTATCTGGGAGTACGATACCAAATTGGCATCCGCCACCAACGCCCTCGCCGGCTACCGCGCCACCAGCAGCATCATCGTCGGCCTCCTCTTCATCGGCGGCGCGATCTCCATCGCCGCCTGCAAACTCAACAAAGCCCGCACCCTCCAGATGGCCGACGAACTCGCCGCCCGCCGCGCGAAAGCCGCCGCCTGA
- a CDS encoding histidine triad nucleotide-binding protein has translation MSKTLFQKIIDREIPAKIEHEDDRCIVIHDIQPQAPVHLLIIPKKLIPRVGESTPSDEAQLGHLLVTAGVVAKKLNLPRGFRLVINNGPDACETVPHLHVHLLAQRQLTWPPG, from the coding sequence ATGTCGAAAACGCTCTTCCAAAAAATCATCGACCGCGAAATCCCCGCCAAGATCGAACACGAGGACGACCGCTGCATCGTCATCCACGACATCCAGCCCCAAGCCCCCGTCCACCTCCTCATCATTCCCAAAAAATTGATCCCCCGCGTCGGCGAATCCACGCCCTCCGACGAAGCCCAGCTCGGCCACCTCCTCGTCACCGCCGGCGTCGTCGCGAAAAAACTCAATCTCCCCCGCGGCTTCCGTCTTGTGATCAACAACGGCCCAGACGCGTGCGAAACCGTCCCGCATCTTCACGTCCACCTCCTCGCCCAACGCCAGCTCACCTGGCCCCCAGGTTGA
- a CDS encoding glycoside hydrolase family 52 protein, which produces MPSAPSSAPLESYHTQHSPFGAFASFTLGLVDSPGGFGHALRGPAQQNLYIGFRPSTKSDWNLLPYFTPPKSNEVAFVGELAVPQAPKNYRSLRPGDYDRQLGWASDTWRAGDDRFTFSLLTPFSRVPDPAKLTAADARLHLAPLVSGFIEYDNRQGKTPAELIFGLGEPDRGLHPLSDDASPLAGFACGTEYAYATKPGRGIELRQGFDVFSPKFRDYRGLLVIGGETALVFTVPAGQKKRFPLVLAFYNAGQITTGLPASYAYTRHFSGLPDVLAHGLKNHARYAKIARDRDAELTRSRLNVDQQFLLAQSTHSYFGNTQLLWHRGKPLWVVNEGEYRMMNTFDLTVDHVFFELEWLPWAVRDTLDLFVRRYGYTDRIRTADRLAPGGLAFTHDMGVMNHFTPPGRSSYECDDVEGCFSHMTMEQLLNWILTAVTYAEKTGDRPWLVRKKKILLACAESLRRRDHPDPKKRDGILKHDSSRTGTHGWEITTYDSLDVSLGQARNNLYLAVKTLGAWVLLENAFARLGLKKESTSARATSDLLARSITQKFDPATGFFPAVFEKGNQSRIIPLIEGLVYPLYLGYRDAIDPAGRFAPLFDQFRQHLAQVFKRGICLDETSGGWKMSSTSRNTWFSKIAISQHVIRQLFPETLSPEALAADRVHADWQRRPGCGAFAMCDQILSDTGVVCGSRYYPRGVTAWLWLLEK; this is translated from the coding sequence ATGCCTTCCGCGCCGTCGTCTGCCCCCTTGGAAAGTTATCACACGCAGCATTCGCCTTTCGGCGCATTCGCCAGCTTCACACTCGGGCTCGTCGATTCCCCCGGCGGTTTCGGCCACGCCCTTCGCGGCCCCGCCCAACAAAATCTCTACATCGGCTTCCGCCCTTCCACGAAGTCGGACTGGAATCTCCTCCCTTACTTCACGCCTCCCAAATCCAACGAGGTCGCCTTCGTCGGCGAACTCGCCGTCCCGCAGGCCCCCAAAAACTACCGCTCCCTCCGCCCCGGCGATTACGACCGCCAGCTCGGCTGGGCCAGCGACACCTGGCGCGCCGGGGATGATCGCTTCACCTTTTCTCTCCTCACGCCGTTCTCCCGCGTCCCCGATCCCGCGAAACTTACCGCAGCCGACGCCCGCCTCCATCTCGCCCCGCTCGTCTCCGGTTTCATCGAGTACGACAACCGCCAGGGGAAAACCCCCGCCGAGCTCATCTTCGGCCTCGGCGAACCCGATCGCGGTCTGCATCCGCTTTCCGACGACGCCAGCCCGCTCGCCGGCTTTGCCTGCGGCACCGAGTACGCCTACGCCACCAAACCCGGCCGCGGCATCGAGCTCCGCCAGGGCTTCGACGTCTTCTCTCCCAAGTTCCGCGACTACCGCGGTCTCCTCGTCATCGGCGGAGAAACCGCCCTCGTTTTCACCGTCCCCGCCGGACAGAAAAAACGCTTCCCCCTCGTTCTCGCCTTCTACAACGCCGGCCAGATCACCACCGGCCTTCCCGCCAGCTACGCCTACACCCGGCACTTCTCCGGCCTGCCCGACGTACTCGCTCACGGCCTGAAAAATCACGCCCGCTACGCGAAAATCGCCCGCGACCGCGACGCCGAACTCACCCGCAGCCGCCTCAACGTCGACCAGCAGTTCCTCCTCGCGCAGTCCACCCACAGCTACTTCGGCAACACCCAGCTTCTCTGGCATCGCGGCAAACCCCTCTGGGTCGTCAACGAGGGCGAATACCGCATGATGAACACCTTCGACCTCACCGTGGATCACGTGTTCTTCGAACTCGAATGGCTCCCTTGGGCCGTCCGCGACACCCTCGATCTTTTCGTCCGCCGCTACGGCTACACCGACCGTATCCGCACCGCGGATCGCCTCGCCCCCGGTGGTCTCGCCTTCACCCACGACATGGGCGTGATGAACCACTTCACCCCGCCCGGCCGCTCCAGCTACGAGTGCGACGACGTCGAAGGCTGCTTCAGCCACATGACGATGGAGCAACTCCTCAACTGGATTCTCACCGCTGTCACCTACGCCGAAAAAACCGGCGACCGCCCCTGGCTGGTCCGCAAAAAAAAGATCCTCCTCGCTTGCGCCGAAAGCCTCCGCCGTCGCGATCACCCCGATCCGAAAAAACGCGACGGCATCCTCAAGCACGACTCCTCCCGCACGGGCACCCACGGCTGGGAAATCACCACTTACGACAGCCTCGACGTCTCCCTCGGCCAGGCCCGCAACAACCTCTACCTCGCCGTCAAAACCCTCGGCGCCTGGGTCCTCCTCGAAAACGCCTTCGCCCGCCTCGGCCTCAAAAAAGAGTCCACCTCTGCCCGCGCCACGTCCGACCTGCTCGCCCGCTCGATCACTCAAAAATTCGACCCCGCCACCGGCTTCTTCCCCGCCGTTTTCGAAAAAGGAAACCAGTCCCGCATTATCCCGCTTATCGAGGGCCTCGTTTACCCGCTGTATCTGGGTTACCGCGACGCTATCGATCCCGCCGGCCGCTTCGCCCCGCTCTTCGACCAATTTCGCCAGCACCTAGCTCAAGTCTTCAAACGAGGCATCTGCCTCGATGAAACTTCCGGCGGCTGGAAAATGAGCAGCACCAGCCGCAACACCTGGTTCAGCAAGATCGCCATCTCCCAGCACGTCATCCGCCAGCTCTTCCCCGAGACGCTCTCGCCCGAAGCCCTCGCCGCCGACCGCGTCCACGCCGACTGGCAGCGCCGCCCCGGCTGCGGCGCCTTCGCCATGTGCGACCAGATCCTCAGCGACACCGGCGTTGTCTGCGGCTCCCGCTACTACCCCCGCGGCGTCACCGCCTGGCTCTGGCTCCTCGAAAAATAG
- a CDS encoding SDR family NAD(P)-dependent oxidoreductase, with product MSSFPTVFSLSGEVVLITGGGTGIGLAMARSMTAAGARVVLVGRREAELAAAVKELGAGASFAVHDVTQLDGAGALIERVTREVGPVTSLVNNAGIHLKKPAVETSAEEFQKVLNTHIVGAHALTRAVVPGMIERKHGTILFTASMASLFGIPLVIAYTAAKSAMVGMVKGYSTEFSPHGIRVNAIAPGWIETEMSRKALDGDPARKGKILGRTPMARLGQPEDIGWAAVYLTSPASRFVTGVTLPVDGGVSVGF from the coding sequence TTTTTTCACTTAGCGGCGAAGTTGTCCTGATCACAGGTGGTGGCACCGGGATCGGACTCGCGATGGCACGGAGCATGACAGCGGCGGGAGCGCGGGTGGTGCTGGTGGGGCGGCGGGAGGCTGAACTCGCGGCGGCGGTGAAGGAGCTGGGAGCGGGCGCGTCGTTTGCGGTGCATGATGTGACGCAGCTCGATGGGGCAGGGGCGCTGATCGAGCGGGTGACGCGTGAGGTGGGGCCGGTGACATCGCTCGTGAACAACGCGGGGATTCATTTGAAGAAGCCGGCGGTGGAGACATCGGCGGAGGAATTTCAGAAGGTGCTGAACACGCATATCGTGGGGGCTCATGCGCTGACGCGGGCGGTGGTGCCGGGGATGATCGAGCGGAAGCACGGGACGATTTTATTCACGGCGTCGATGGCGTCGCTGTTTGGGATTCCGCTGGTGATCGCTTACACGGCGGCGAAGTCGGCGATGGTGGGGATGGTGAAGGGGTACTCGACGGAGTTTTCGCCGCACGGGATTCGTGTAAACGCGATCGCGCCGGGGTGGATCGAGACGGAGATGTCGAGGAAGGCGCTCGATGGCGATCCGGCGCGCAAGGGGAAGATCCTCGGGCGCACGCCGATGGCGCGGCTGGGGCAGCCGGAGGATATCGGGTGGGCGGCGGTTTATCTGACGTCGCCGGCGTCGCGGTTTGTCACCGGAGTGACACTACCGGTGGATGGCGGCGTGAGCGTGGGGTTCTGA
- a CDS encoding alpha-glucuronidase family glycosyl hydrolase, whose protein sequence is MPRLFALAVIFASLALSSARSDDGYRLWLRYDRIENETYRTQAAPALGRIVLATPSGAESPTVAAARDELTTALGNLLGATPVITLEKLPAASSAVARSSDAFSVSSPSSFTPHSSPLTISASSDLGILYGTFALLRHLQTGQPLENLSLTSYPKIQHRLLNHWDDLNGHVERGYAGSSLWEWFYLPEIRNPRYHDYARACASLGLNGTVLTNVNANAQILTAPYLAKVAALAGEFRPYGIRVYLTARFSAPIEIGGLKTADPLDPAVAAWWKTKVAEIYRAIPDFGGFLVKANSEGQPGPQDYKRTHADGANLLADAVAPHGGIIMWRAFVYSPDNNDDRVKQAVTEFAPLDGKFRDNVIVQIKNGPLDFMPREPFSPLFGAMPKTRLAAELQITQEYLGQSTQLAFLAPMWREFLDADTFANGPGTTIASLIDGSTKRQQPSVIAGVANTGTDRNWTGHLLAQANWYAFGRLTWDHSLTSEQIADEWTKMTFGHDASVVSTITKLLLGSRETVVNYSMPLGLTHIMAEGHHYGPGPWVDKLGRADWTSVYYHRAAATGLGFNRTATGSNALAQYSPAIAQRYGSLTDCPENLLLWFHHVAWDHRLRSGRTLWDELCLRYQQGVDEVRAMRRDWDSLKGRIDDERFTHIQQRLTRQELDAIEWRDACLLYFQTFSKRPFPAGIEPPAHPLSHYISQKRRHMPGDPSGK, encoded by the coding sequence ATGCCCCGCCTCTTCGCCCTCGCCGTCATTTTCGCCTCGCTCGCACTCTCCTCCGCCCGCTCCGACGACGGCTACCGCCTCTGGCTCCGCTACGACCGCATCGAAAACGAAACCTACCGCACTCAAGCCGCGCCCGCCCTCGGTCGCATCGTCCTCGCCACGCCCTCCGGCGCGGAGTCCCCAACCGTCGCTGCCGCCCGCGACGAACTCACCACCGCCCTCGGCAACCTCCTCGGCGCAACTCCCGTCATCACCCTCGAAAAACTTCCTGCCGCTTCATCTGCCGTAGCCCGCTCCTCCGACGCCTTCTCCGTCTCCTCGCCTTCCTCTTTCACTCCTCACTCTTCACCTCTCACCATTTCCGCATCCTCCGACCTCGGCATCCTCTACGGCACCTTCGCCCTCCTCCGCCACCTCCAGACCGGCCAGCCGCTCGAAAACCTTTCCCTCACCTCGTATCCAAAAATCCAGCACCGCCTCCTCAACCATTGGGACGACCTCAACGGCCACGTCGAACGCGGCTACGCCGGCTCCTCTCTCTGGGAATGGTTCTACCTCCCCGAGATCCGCAACCCGCGCTACCACGACTACGCCCGCGCCTGCGCCTCCCTCGGCCTCAACGGCACCGTCCTCACCAACGTCAACGCCAACGCCCAGATCCTCACCGCGCCCTACCTCGCCAAAGTCGCCGCGCTCGCCGGTGAATTCCGCCCCTACGGCATCCGCGTCTACCTCACCGCCCGCTTCAGCGCCCCCATCGAAATCGGCGGCTTGAAAACCGCCGACCCGCTCGACCCCGCCGTCGCCGCCTGGTGGAAAACCAAAGTCGCCGAGATCTACCGCGCCATCCCCGACTTCGGCGGCTTCCTCGTCAAAGCCAACTCCGAGGGCCAGCCCGGACCGCAGGACTACAAACGCACCCACGCCGACGGCGCCAACCTCCTCGCCGACGCCGTCGCTCCCCACGGCGGCATCATCATGTGGCGCGCCTTCGTGTATTCGCCCGACAACAACGACGACCGCGTCAAACAGGCCGTCACCGAATTCGCTCCGCTCGACGGCAAATTCCGCGACAACGTCATCGTCCAGATCAAGAACGGCCCACTCGACTTCATGCCGCGCGAGCCCTTCTCCCCGCTCTTCGGCGCCATGCCCAAGACCCGACTCGCCGCAGAACTCCAGATCACCCAGGAATACCTCGGCCAGTCCACCCAGCTGGCCTTCCTCGCCCCGATGTGGCGCGAATTCCTCGACGCCGACACTTTCGCCAACGGCCCCGGCACCACCATCGCCTCCCTCATAGACGGCTCGACGAAACGCCAGCAACCCAGCGTCATCGCCGGCGTCGCCAACACCGGCACCGACCGCAACTGGACCGGCCATCTCCTCGCACAAGCCAACTGGTACGCCTTCGGTCGTCTCACTTGGGATCACTCGCTCACCTCCGAACAGATCGCCGATGAATGGACCAAGATGACTTTCGGCCACGACGCCTCCGTCGTCTCCACGATCACCAAGCTCCTCCTCGGCTCCCGCGAAACCGTCGTCAACTACTCCATGCCCCTCGGCCTCACCCACATCATGGCCGAAGGTCACCACTACGGCCCCGGCCCCTGGGTCGACAAACTCGGCCGCGCCGACTGGACCTCCGTTTACTATCACCGCGCCGCCGCAACTGGCCTCGGCTTCAACCGCACCGCCACAGGCTCCAACGCCCTCGCCCAATATTCTCCCGCCATCGCGCAACGCTACGGCTCTCTCACCGACTGCCCCGAAAATCTCCTCCTCTGGTTCCACCACGTCGCTTGGGACCACCGCCTCCGCTCCGGTCGCACACTCTGGGACGAACTCTGCCTGCGCTATCAACAAGGCGTCGACGAAGTCCGCGCCATGCGCCGCGACTGGGATTCGCTCAAAGGCCGCATCGACGACGAACGCTTCACCCACATCCAGCAACGCCTCACCCGCCAGGAACTCGACGCCATCGAATGGCGCGACGCCTGCCTCCTCTACTTCCAGACTTTCTCCAAACGCCCCTTCCCCGCCGGGATCGAACCTCCCGCGCACCCACTTTCCCACTACATCTCGCAAAAACGCCGCCACATGCCCGGCGACCCCAGCGGGAAATAA